From the genome of Populus trichocarpa isolate Nisqually-1 chromosome 15, P.trichocarpa_v4.1, whole genome shotgun sequence, one region includes:
- the LOC18105786 gene encoding probable xyloglucan 6-xylosyltransferase 5 translates to MGQDNFAAQKRASGGGGAGGLPTTTTANGRARTMLPRGRQINKTFNNIKITILCGFVTILVLRGTVGIGSLSSSDADAVNQNLIEETNRILKEIRSDSEPDDPAESEINPNVTYSLGPKISNWNQERKVWLSQNPEFPNFVNGKPRILLLTGSPPSPCDNPIGDHYLLKAIKNKIDYCRIHGIEIVYNMAHLDKELAGYWAKLPMIRRLMLSHPEIEWIWWMDSDAMFTDMVFEIPLSKYDKHNLVIHGYPDLLFEQKSWIALNTGSFLFRNCQWSLDLLDAWAPMGPKGAIREEAGKILTANLKGRPAFEADDQSALIYLLLSQKAQWMDKVYIENQYYLHGYWAGLVDRYEEMMEKYHPGLGDERWPFVTHFVGCKPCGSYGDYPVEQCMRSMERAFNFADNQVLKLYGFGHRGLLSPKIKRIRNETVTPLEYVDQFDIRRPVHDNSGSRS, encoded by the coding sequence ATGGGACAAGACAACTTCGCAGCTCAGAAGAGAGCTAGCGGCGGTGGAGGAGCTGGAGGGCTGCCCACAACAACCACCGCCAACGGCAGAGCTCGTACAATGCTCCCACGTGGCAGGCAGATCAACAAGACATTCAACAACATCAAAATCACAATCCTCTGCGGCTTCGTTACAATCCTCGTCCTACGTGGCACTGTCGGCATTGGAAGCCTCAGTAGCTCCGACGCTGACGCCGTCAACCAGAATCTAATCGAAGAGACTAACCGGATCCTTAAAGAGATCCGATCCGACAGCGAACCGGATGATCCTGCAGAATCGGAGATCAACCCTAATGTCACCTACAGTTTAGGTCCCAAAATATCCAATTGGAACCAGGAACGCAAGGTATGGCTGAGTCAAAACCCTGAATTCCCCAACTTTGTTAATGGGAAGCCTCGGATTTTGCTATTAACCGGGTCTCCTCCTAGTCCCTGTGATAACCCGATTGGAGATCATTATTTGTTGAAGGCTATAAAGAATAAGATTGATTATTGTAGGATTCATGGGATTGAGATCGTTTATAATATGGCTCATTTGGATAAGGAGCTTGCTGGGTATTGGGCGAAATTACCAATGATTAGGAGGTTGATGTTGTCCCACCCAGAAATCGAGTGGATTTGGTGGATGGATAGTGATGCGATGTTTACTGATATGGTGTTTGAGATCCCCTTGTCCAAGTATGATAAGCATAATTTGGTGATTCATGGCTATCCCGATTTGTTGTTTGAGCAGAAGTCGTGGATTGCCTTGAATACAGGGAGTTTTTTGTTTAGGAATTGTCAGTGGAGCTTGGATTTGCTTGATGCGTGGGCTCCGATGGGTCCTAAAGGTGCAATTAGAGAGGAGGCTGGCAAGATTTTGACAGCCAATTTGAAGGGAAGGCCGGCATTTGAGGCAGATGATCAGTCAGCTTTGATCTACTTGTTGCTTTCGCAGAAGGCTCAGTGGATGGATAAGGTTTATATTGAGAATCAGTATTATTTGCATGGGTATTGGGCGGGCCTGGTGGATCGGTATGAGGAGATGATGGAGAAGTATCATCCGGGATTGGGTGATGAGAGGTGGCCATTTGTCACCCATTTCGTTGGTTGCAAACCTTGTGGTAGCTATGGGGATTATCCAGTCGAGCAGTGCATGAGAAGCATGGAGAGAGCTTTCAATTTTGCTGACAACCAGGTTCTTAAGCTGTATGGATTTGGTCATAGGGGGTTGTTGAGCCCTAAGATCAAGAGAATTAGGAACGAAACTGTGACTCCATTGGAGTATGTAGACCAGTTTGATATTCGGCGTCCAGTGCATGACAACAGTGGATCAAGGAGCTAG